One Thermococcus sp. M36 genomic window, GCTTTTGTGGGTGCCTAGGTTTCTGCCCCTCGTCGATGCGGTCATAGCGGACGACCCTTCAAGAATAGAAAAGTTTTTACGTTTAGGGTGTATCTTCCCGGGGCGATGCATAATGTCCAGATGGGAATCCGGTAGGGTGCTCGTTCTCGGCCACCGCGGCTACATGAGCAGGTACCCGGAGAACAGCATTCTAGCCTTCAGGAAGGCGATAGAGGCAGGGGCGGATGGGATAGAGTTGGACGTCTGGCTCACCAGGGACGGGGAAGTAATCGTCATGCATGACGAGACCATAGACAGGACGAGTGACATGAACGGCAGGCAGAAGGACATGACCCTCGAAGAGCTCAAGAGGGCTGATATCGGGATGGGGGAGCGTATTCCAACACTCAAGGAAGCGTTTGAGGCCATCCCGGGAGACACCTTAATCAATATCGAGCTTAAAGACCCGGACACAGCCGGGGAGGTCGCTAAAATCGTCGCGGAGAACAATCCTGAGAGGGTTATGATATCGTCCTTCGAGATAGACGCACTGAGGGCCTATCGGGAGCACGACAGGACTACCACGATGGGGCTGCTCATAGACCGGGAAGATGTGGTGCCCCTTATTCCGAAGCTGAAAGGGGAACTCAACCTGTGGTCGATAAATGTCCCCATGGAAGCGATTCCAATACTTGGCCTCGAAAAGACCGTGCAGACAATTAGGTGGGCGCGCTCGCTCGGCCTTAAAGTTGTTCTCTGGACAGAGAACGACGTTCTCTTCTACAGGGATGACAACCTCGCGAAGCTGAGGGGCCTTTTCGAGGTGGTCATAGCGAACGACGTTGAGAAGATGATCGGTTACCTCAGGAAGCTCGGCCTCAGATAAAACCTTTTAAAGTTCTTATTCTTACCTTCGACGGTGAGTTGATGAACAGGGTGAGGTGCCTCCTTCTCGTGATGATGATC contains:
- a CDS encoding glycerophosphodiester phosphodiesterase family protein, with amino-acid sequence MSRWESGRVLVLGHRGYMSRYPENSILAFRKAIEAGADGIELDVWLTRDGEVIVMHDETIDRTSDMNGRQKDMTLEELKRADIGMGERIPTLKEAFEAIPGDTLINIELKDPDTAGEVAKIVAENNPERVMISSFEIDALRAYREHDRTTTMGLLIDREDVVPLIPKLKGELNLWSINVPMEAIPILGLEKTVQTIRWARSLGLKVVLWTENDVLFYRDDNLAKLRGLFEVVIANDVEKMIGYLRKLGLR